The following DNA comes from Naumovozyma castellii chromosome 4, complete genome.
TAGTTGAAGTAAAGCTTTTTTCAGTCTTATCTTTTGCCattccaattcttttatCTTATCATTGGCCTTTTGCACCGATTGTGCATGTCCTTTAGTTACTGTCCTTTGATGGTTACATAAGATAGCCACAGTTCTATTAGCAGCATTATATCTCAACAACTTTTCTGCCACAGACCCTTCATTTGGAATCAAATCTAACTGATCTTGCATAGTCTTTGATGCATTGTAAGTACGGAAAACTTTGGCACTCAAACCTGGCATGtaattttgtaaatgtTTGTTTAAAGTTGATGGATCCAAACGGTCAAACAATTGGTGGCCAGGTTGCTTTGGAGGTCtcttgaatattttcaaattcttaaatACCTTTTTGTCTACTTCGACTTCTTGATAGAAACGAATAGAATCTTTACccaagaaatcaaagacAACCGTGTTTGGTGGCTTTAAAGTAACATGCTCATATCGTAGAGAACAACAACCAACCGTATCAGCTTCATCTTCGGATTTTTCACCACCAGCTCTTAACGCGAAGAcatcaattaaataaattgcTACAGCCTTTTGACGTTCTAACATTACTTCACTTTTCAGTTGCTTCTTATAGTCTTTACGAATTGCATCAATGTGGTCCTTCAGTTGTCGagctttttcaaatttcttataATCACTTTGTCCTTTCAACGAAGAGTTTGCAGCCAACCTCACATACTTGAcggaattgaaaatattttctctcCACATGGCTAACCATTGAACACTATTATCATTTCTAATTTCACCCCAATGGTGCCCCTCTGGTGCTTCAGGAATTGGAGCATCTTTATCCagattcaaaataatatcttCTGGTTGAACTcttctctttaatttaCCAGTCTTTGGATGAGCACCACGACCTCTGAATAATCCAGGTGGTTCCACTTTAAAATTCCCGACTTGTTCCTTTCTACCATCCAATTCACAAAAtttgtatttttcttccGCTTTCTCTCTATCAAGACggatttgtttcttttcctGGGAagttaatttcttcttttcttccttcaataattcaaagtaaTCGAACATCTTGGTAAAGtcacatttttcaaatttttcaattgtaaTTCCGTTTTTAGTTCCACCTGCAGTCTTCAAGACCTCTAAGAAGTCCTGGAAGAAATTCTTTTGGAAAACAGGATTCTTGGCATGATCTGTTTCCAACATTGCACCGTAAAAGCCAGCAACTTCCTCGGCCTCCGGTGGCAGATCTACAGGTTTCCCATCGTAATAAAGTTTAATGTGAGAAGGTAATGGCTCATATGGGGGTGGAATCACTACACCGTTATGTTTCAATGTAGTCCATTTAATagaatcatcttcattttcattttcccaCCACTTGTACTCTCcattttcctcttcctcGTCATTTTGATCCTGTTCACTTTCGTCCTTGACGgttttcttctccttcttcaccttcttGGATGTTTTAGTAACCTTCTTGACAGTCTCCTTACCATCCGCAGtagcatcttcatccttttcttcCAGCttaactttcttcaatttctccttagatttcttcttaaataTAGAAGCCAATGACTCATCATCACTTTCGGACTCATCCTTAACgtcttcatttttcaattttcttctctttgaaaCTTGTGATAAGGgaacattttcttcatcggCTTCATCTGCCTCGTCCCTCTTTCTACCTTGATAATCGGTTGTCATATTCCTAGCAATACGTCGCACGTCAAAGGAATTGTTACAATGGGATGGCGTCGTATCTCTAAATCAGCCAACCAACAAAACTCAAATAATCCATCCATGCTAACGTGTATCTATTTGTATTTAATAgtccaaagaaaaaaaaatgcaaaAAACGCGACACGTTGATGTTCGGAAAAGACGCCATTCGTCGTGAATTATATGTCCAACGGCCATTTGTAGGGAAATCCTTTAAATAGAGccaaagaataaataatcgATGTCTTGTAGATCCCATCCTATCCGAGACACTAATTGAAAAGTGGCTGGTTTGGGCCAGCTATTTCAACGGAAGTTGTACGAGGTATGGAGAAAGTCAACCAAGTTTAAGTTGTGCGCCTGTACTTTTAAAGTAGATTCTGTTGAAGGTACGCAAGACGTGCATCTTCCTCCTTAGATAACTTGGAACTCTTGCTATTGGGACCTCCTATGTTCACATAACGGTATGTTGCGAAACATGTGGCCAGAATTGACGTTATATATGATAGCAGCTAAGTTATGATATTTTCTCACGTGATTTATAATTTGGGATAGAGTTGAGAGCAAGTACAAGAGAGAATGCAACTTCACCAAGGTTGAAGTAGTATAAATAGACTTCTTCTGAGGTGAGAATCCTTTCAAAAACCGAGTACAGTTTTATAGATAAACGTCAAACTTTAGCTGAAATAGTAGGAGTTGCCTGCGTATCCCCTTCTAAGAACAACTCAACAATTACTGGAATACAATCGTATACTTGAACTATTACCAACATGTTACATGCTGTCACAGACCCTGCCCGCTTAAGTAAGCTGTTTtattgtttttgtttttgtgTTTAATAGTTGTGGACGAAAATTTCCCGATGAGGAAATgacaacaaagaaattgaaaaattactTGTAGTagataaaataaaaactaATGGAAATAGTAGATCACAAAACCTTCCCTGCTTTAGACTTAACTTCATCTTATTGTTATTTATTCCTTGGTATTATCAACCCGTCACTTCAATAACTATCGCTGGTTCAGTTAGAAAATAATTGTCATCGCATCTTTTATTCTCCTCTTCAAGCAAGATACTTTTATCACTCTCCCTGACACACTTTCCCAGACTATATTAATATACCTCAAGAGTCATGTCATTAGCTCCGTTACACCCAATCAATGATAAACAATTAAATACCCGCTCCAAAGTATTTAATACGCCGGTAAAACAATCAGTAACGAGACCAACTACACAAACTAATAATGTTGATCAtgataaggaaaataatCAGCATAATGCCATCCCAACTActaataagaataaaagaGTAATGACTGAACAACACgaaccaaagaagaagaaggaaaaattatcatctCTTTGTAAGACTCCACCATCATTAATTAAGACAAGAGGTAGAGATTATCGTAGAGGTCATTTCCTAGGTGAAGGTGGGTTTGCACGttgtttccaaattaaagatgaatcTGGGAAGATATTTGCTGCCAAGACTGTGGCAAAAATTTCCATTAAGACtgaaaagacaaagaaaaaattactttctgaaattcaaattcataaGAGTATGAAAcatccaaatattgttcATTTTGTGGATtgttttgaagatgatacaaatgtatatatattattggaaatttgttcaaatggttcattaatggatcttatgaagaaaaggaaaactTTAACAGAACCAGAAGTCAGATTTTTCACTACTCAAATTTGTGGTGCCGTCAAGTATATGCATTCAAGAAGAGTTATACAtagagatttgaaattgggAAATATCTTTTTTGATAAAGATTACAATTTAAAAGTGGGTGATTTTGGATTGGCTGCTGTATTGGCAAATAATCgtgaaagaaaatatacaGTATGTGGTACTCCAAATTATATTGCCCCTGAAGTATTAATGGGGAAACATGCTGGTCATTCATTTGAAGTCGATATTTGGTCTATTGGTGTTATGATTTATGCCTTATTGGTAGGGAAGCCACCATTTCAAGCAAAAGACGTTAACGTCATTTATGATAGAATTAAGGCATGCCAATATGGATATCCAAAGGATAAATATGTCTCTTCTGAAGCTAAGACTTTAATTGCAGATATACTTTGTGTGGACCCAGTGGAAAGGCCTTCTATCCgagaaattattgatgatgtttGGTTTAGAGGCATCTTCCCACCTAAAATAACAGAAGATGTAATGGAATTAACTCCTAAAGATACAAATGAAATAACATTAGAAGAATCATTTACCAATTTCAGAACTTGTATGACAAATGCAGGTctattatcatcatcagtaCCATCAGCGTCATCCAAGTCGGTTCGTTACAAGGAATCGAACGACGCTgctaatgaattgaaagcACAAATTAAATCAGATATTAATAATGCTACTACGAACGGAAACAAGACGATATTACCTCATGCATTATCCCCTGGTGGGacaaagaataaatataaagaagTCATTGATTTAGAAGcacaaagaaaattaaatgatcTGGCTCGTGAGGCAAGAATACGTAGAGCTCAACAGAATAGTGCAAAAAATACATTAATTCCAATGCTATCAAATACAATtaaatctgaaatttcGTTAAGGATTTTATCTAGTGAATGTCTTCTAGCATTAAATGGGATCTTAGAAGCTGAAGCTCAAAAGAGAATGGGTGGACTACCTCATTCAAGACTACCTGAAGCCAAGCATCCAATTGTTGTTACTAAATGGGTTGATTATTCTAATAAACATGGATTTTCATATCAATTATCTACAGAAGATATTGGTGTATTATTTAATAGTGGTACTACTGTACTCCGATTAGCTGATGCTGAGGAATTCTGGTATATCAGTTATGATTCTAAGGAAGGTTGGGTGGCAGGTCATTATGCATTAGCAGATAGTCCCAAGGAGCTCAGTAGACATTTAGAAATTGTGGAATTTTTTGCCAAATACATGCAAGCAAACTTGAGTAGAGTCTCCACTTTTGTAAGGGAGGAATATCATAAAGATGACGTTTTCCTCAGAAGATATACGAGATATAAACAATTTGTCATGTTTGAATTGAGTGACGGTACGttccaattcaatttcaaggACCATCATAAATTTGCCATATCGGATGGTGGCAGATTAGTAACGTATATTTCTCCAACACATGAAAGTTTAACATATCCATTAGTAGAAGTATTAAAGAATGGTGGAATACCAGATTATCCTGATAGTAAATTcttagaaaaattaattcttATAAAGGAGGGTTTAAAACAGAAATCTTCCATTGTATCACTTGGACGGacctaatttttcatgATATCATAAACTATGAACGACGCATacattaattaaataattcattatcatttaatataaattcattttcaaaactaTATGTTAAGAGTAATTAGCTATTATAAAGCAGCTCTGAAATATACTATAGCATCATTTCAGAAGATGCAATATTTATCCAAAAAGTCCAAATTGTGGTATGCTTAATTCCCAATACCAGCAAGAAAGTGAAACACTAAACCCATTTAAAAAGATGGCTTGTGTTGTTTCAGTGGCGACTAGCCAACACTTATTCAGATGATGAGAAACACGCCTAGTTACAAGGTAATTGTACTAGCAGAAATGTGcaatttaaaatttattgaagttACCCCTTGTTCCTAACTTAATTCGCTCCAAGAATGAAAACACACTGTAGGTGATAATTCAATAGAAGCCCAAATATTATACTGTGCAACAcatcaaatcaaaataGATCAAATCAAATGAGGGAAAATTATTCGAGCGAGAGTGACAATCTCGGAGTTTTCCGCTCACGGacttttaattttgaagatcaTGAAATTTCACAACGACGTCTGTAAACCTGCCCACAATAAAGACACATCGTTG
Coding sequences within:
- the CDC5 gene encoding polo kinase CDC5 (ancestral locus Anc_6.31), producing the protein MSLAPLHPINDKQLNTRSKVFNTPVKQSVTRPTTQTNNVDHDKENNQHNAIPTTNKNKRVMTEQHEPKKKKEKLSSLCKTPPSLIKTRGRDYRRGHFLGEGGFARCFQIKDESGKIFAAKTVAKISIKTEKTKKKLLSEIQIHKSMKHPNIVHFVDCFEDDTNVYILLEICSNGSLMDLMKKRKTLTEPEVRFFTTQICGAVKYMHSRRVIHRDLKLGNIFFDKDYNLKVGDFGLAAVLANNRERKYTVCGTPNYIAPEVLMGKHAGHSFEVDIWSIGVMIYALLVGKPPFQAKDVNVIYDRIKACQYGYPKDKYVSSEAKTLIADILCVDPVERPSIREIIDDVWFRGIFPPKITEDVMELTPKDTNEITLEESFTNFRTCMTNAGLLSSSVPSASSKSVRYKESNDAANELKAQIKSDINNATTNGNKTILPHALSPGGTKNKYKEVIDLEAQRKLNDLAREARIRRAQQNSAKNTLIPMLSNTIKSEISLRILSSECLLALNGILEAEAQKRMGGLPHSRLPEAKHPIVVTKWVDYSNKHGFSYQLSTEDIGVLFNSGTTVLRLADAEEFWYISYDSKEGWVAGHYALADSPKELSRHLEIVEFFAKYMQANLSRVSTFVREEYHKDDVFLRRYTRYKQFVMFELSDGTFQFNFKDHHKFAISDGGRLVTYISPTHESLTYPLVEVLKNGGIPDYPDSKFLEKLILIKEGLKQKSSIVSLGRT
- the TOP1 gene encoding DNA topoisomerase 1 (ancestral locus Anc_6.32), which encodes MTTDYQGRKRDEADEADEENVPLSQVSKRRKLKNEDVKDESESDDESLASIFKKKSKEKLKKVKLEEKDEDATADGKETVKKVTKTSKKVKKEKKTVKDESEQDQNDEEEENGEYKWWENENEDDSIKWTTLKHNGVVIPPPYEPLPSHIKLYYDGKPVDLPPEAEEVAGFYGAMLETDHAKNPVFQKNFFQDFLEVLKTAGGTKNGITIEKFEKCDFTKMFDYFELLKEEKKKLTSQEKKQIRLDREKAEEKYKFCELDGRKEQVGNFKVEPPGLFRGRGAHPKTGKLKRRVQPEDIILNLDKDAPIPEAPEGHHWGEIRNDNSVQWLAMWRENIFNSVKYVRLAANSSLKGQSDYKKFEKARQLKDHIDAIRKDYKKQLKSEVMLERQKAVAIYLIDVFALRAGGEKSEDEADTVGCCSLRYEHVTLKPPNTVVFDFLGKDSIRFYQEVEVDKKVFKNLKIFKRPPKQPGHQLFDRLDPSTLNKHLQNYMPGLSAKVFRTYNASKTMQDQLDLIPNEGSVAEKLLRYNAANRTVAILCNHQRTVTKGHAQSVQKANDKIKELEWQKIRLKKALLQLEPERLKKNPAYFEEIEDMTKEDEAEIHRRIIEREIEKYHKKFARENDKRKFEKEELLPESQLKEWLDGVDELKKQYKEELKTGVVELKPTMNTVEKIEKQIERLDNRIQTNSIQLKDKEENSQVSLGTSKINYIDPRLTVVFCKKYDVPIEKIFTKTLREKFKWAIESVDENWRF